Proteins from a single region of Haloterrigena turkmenica DSM 5511:
- a CDS encoding DUF1616 domain-containing protein: MSHGTSRLTGVGVIRQYPFDLAVVSVAAILAYGIATATPDGNAVRLLVTFPLVLFLPGYALVSVLFPAADRSEREATSTPLDRQSRGIDVLERLGLAVALSLAVVPIVGIALPFTQWGFTTVSTAATLCVVTVVLAQLGVIRRFRTPASERFTVSPLASLARLRRDESAVATASSILVVLAIGAAAGALLFGFLVPPSTGGYTELALYSDDGGEELVAGNITDEVAPGESVPVTVSITNQEGEVTDYTVVVQEQVIEDDSVVERTRLEDLETTLDDGTTGTGELSVTPTASEGETVRISVLLYEGEPPEEPTNENAEEDTYFWVTVEE, encoded by the coding sequence ATGAGTCACGGAACGAGTCGCCTGACGGGAGTCGGCGTCATCCGCCAGTATCCGTTCGATCTCGCCGTCGTTTCGGTCGCCGCGATACTGGCGTACGGAATCGCAACGGCCACGCCGGACGGGAACGCGGTGCGGTTGCTCGTCACCTTCCCGCTGGTGCTCTTCCTCCCGGGGTATGCGCTGGTCTCGGTCCTGTTCCCGGCGGCCGATCGAAGCGAGCGGGAAGCGACGTCGACGCCGCTCGATCGACAATCCCGCGGCATCGACGTCCTCGAACGACTGGGACTCGCGGTCGCGCTCTCGCTTGCGGTCGTGCCGATTGTCGGGATCGCCCTGCCGTTTACCCAATGGGGCTTTACGACCGTCTCGACGGCGGCGACGCTCTGTGTCGTCACCGTCGTGCTCGCCCAGCTCGGCGTCATCAGGCGGTTCCGAACGCCGGCATCTGAGCGGTTTACCGTCTCCCCGCTCGCGTCGCTCGCGCGACTCCGGCGCGACGAGAGCGCCGTCGCGACGGCGTCCTCGATACTGGTCGTGCTCGCGATCGGGGCGGCGGCGGGGGCGCTCCTGTTCGGCTTTCTCGTGCCGCCGTCTACCGGCGGCTACACCGAACTGGCGCTGTACAGCGACGACGGCGGCGAGGAGCTGGTCGCCGGCAACATCACCGACGAGGTCGCGCCCGGCGAATCCGTCCCGGTGACCGTCTCGATCACGAATCAGGAAGGCGAGGTGACCGACTACACGGTCGTCGTCCAGGAGCAGGTGATCGAAGACGACAGCGTCGTCGAACGGACGCGGCTCGAGGACCTCGAGACCACCCTCGACGACGGGACGACGGGGACCGGCGAACTGAGCGTCACGCCGACGGCATCGGAGGGCGAAACCGTCCGGATTAGCGTCCTCCTGTACGAGGGAGAGCCGCCGGAAGAGCCGACGAACGAGAACGCCGAGGAAGACACCTACTTCTGGGTGACCGTCGAGGAGTAA
- a CDS encoding glycosyltransferase family 2 protein translates to MYKGKRIGVVVTAYDEESFVGTVIETVPDFVDRIYAIDDASPDGSWQEIQHVAARINEDAEPEPALALADGGDSRRVVPIRHEENRGYGAAVKTGYKHAAEDEMDVVAVMNGDGQMDPAILDRIIDPIVEGEADYAKGNRLLHPEDREGMSTFRFFGNALLTGLSKFASGYWTVGDPQNGYTAISRETIERLDLEEITDRYGFLNHLLTHLNVNECRVADVSMSAVYGEENSSIRYVPFVRFVSLLLLRSFVWRLKTRYVVEKFHPAVVLYSAGATGLLGGSAGFGNSLVRTLRGKDGYSGAISSFVAFLVGLIALGFAIYLDFDENESLETTRYEYSGTRTEVETPDQSIE, encoded by the coding sequence ATGTATAAGGGCAAACGAATCGGCGTCGTCGTCACGGCCTACGACGAGGAGTCGTTCGTCGGGACCGTCATCGAGACGGTTCCGGACTTCGTCGACCGGATCTACGCCATCGACGACGCCTCGCCGGACGGCAGTTGGCAGGAGATCCAGCACGTCGCCGCGCGGATCAACGAGGACGCCGAGCCCGAGCCGGCGCTCGCGCTGGCCGACGGCGGCGACTCCCGGCGAGTCGTACCGATCCGCCACGAGGAGAACCGCGGCTACGGCGCGGCGGTCAAGACGGGGTACAAACACGCCGCCGAGGACGAGATGGACGTCGTCGCCGTGATGAACGGGGACGGCCAGATGGATCCCGCGATCCTCGATCGGATCATCGATCCGATCGTCGAGGGCGAGGCCGACTACGCGAAGGGGAACCGGCTGCTCCATCCCGAGGACCGCGAGGGGATGTCGACGTTTCGGTTCTTCGGCAACGCCCTGCTCACCGGCCTCTCGAAGTTCGCCTCGGGCTACTGGACCGTCGGCGATCCGCAGAACGGCTACACCGCCATCTCGCGGGAGACGATCGAACGGCTCGACCTCGAGGAGATCACCGATCGGTACGGCTTTCTCAACCACCTGCTGACGCACCTGAACGTCAACGAGTGTCGTGTCGCGGACGTCTCGATGTCGGCCGTCTACGGCGAGGAAAACAGCAGCATCCGCTACGTCCCGTTCGTGCGGTTCGTCTCGCTGCTGTTGCTCCGGAGTTTCGTCTGGCGGCTGAAGACCCGCTACGTGGTCGAGAAGTTCCATCCCGCCGTCGTCCTCTACAGCGCCGGTGCCACCGGACTCCTCGGCGGCAGCGCCGGATTCGGCAACTCGCTCGTGCGAACCCTCCGCGGAAAGGACGGGTACTCCGGGGCGATCAGCTCGTTCGTGGCCTTCCTGGTCGGCCTGATCGCGCTCGGGTTCGCGATCTACCTCGACTTCGACGAAAACGAATCACTCGAGACGACCAGAT
- a CDS encoding acyltransferase has translation MSGFVHGEDCTVDDDATVGHGEFDEPTRVGDGATIRAGSIVYGDVTIGDEFTTGHDVLVREGTTMGDDVLVGTKTVIDGQTTIGSHVSLQTNVYIPTETTIGDNVFIGPSAALTNDEYPIRTDNGLEGPTIEDGASIGANATLLPGVTIGENAFVAAGAVVTEDVPPDTLAVGTPATVQALPEPLEGANQIA, from the coding sequence GTGAGCGGGTTCGTCCACGGGGAGGATTGCACGGTCGACGACGACGCGACGGTCGGACACGGCGAGTTCGACGAGCCGACGCGAGTCGGCGACGGCGCGACGATCAGGGCCGGCTCGATCGTCTACGGCGACGTGACGATCGGCGACGAGTTCACGACCGGTCACGACGTCCTGGTCCGGGAAGGGACGACGATGGGCGACGACGTCCTCGTCGGCACCAAGACGGTCATCGACGGTCAGACGACGATCGGCTCCCACGTCAGCCTCCAGACGAACGTCTACATTCCGACCGAGACGACGATCGGGGATAACGTCTTCATCGGGCCGAGCGCGGCCCTGACGAACGACGAGTACCCGATCAGGACGGACAACGGCCTCGAGGGGCCGACGATCGAGGACGGCGCATCGATCGGGGCGAACGCGACGCTGTTGCCCGGCGTCACTATCGGCGAAAACGCCTTCGTCGCCGCCGGGGCGGTCGTCACCGAGGACGTCCCGCCGGACACGCTCGCCGTCGGCACGCCGGCGACGGTTCAGGCGTTGCCCGAACCGCTCGAGGGAGCAAACCAGATCGCATGA
- a CDS encoding PadR family transcriptional regulator, giving the protein MHDLTGFQRDLLYVIAGADQPSGQTVKDEVEKYYSSEINHGRLYPNLDTLVNKELVEKGELDRRTNYYAITETGHERIQERREWEEQYVDF; this is encoded by the coding sequence ATGCACGATCTGACCGGCTTCCAGCGGGACCTCCTGTACGTGATCGCAGGCGCAGATCAACCGTCAGGACAGACCGTCAAAGACGAAGTCGAGAAGTACTACAGCTCCGAGATCAATCACGGACGACTGTATCCCAACCTCGATACACTCGTCAACAAGGAACTCGTCGAGAAAGGGGAACTCGACAGGCGGACGAACTACTACGCGATCACGGAGACGGGCCACGAGCGAATCCAGGAGCGTCGCGAGTGGGAAGAGCAGTACGTCGATTTCTAG
- a CDS encoding DegT/DnrJ/EryC1/StrS family aminotransferase: MTDPNTDPDSEGESRTDADTGPVTEADGGVAEAETESDASAPEPSDEGAETSDSVSIANPTLSDDAVERVESILESGMLADGPEVRAFEDEYAAYCGTDRAVGTSNGTTALHAALEALGLEEGDAVLTSPFSFVASANAIRLAGGKPVFADIDPETYTLDPDAVEGVLEERDDVVGLLPVHLYGLAADMKRLREIADERDLFVLEDACQAHGAAIDRERVGSFGDAACFSFYPTKNMTTGEGGIITTDRDDLADRAASFVNHGRDVGEGGSYEHVDLGHNYRMTSLAAAIGREQLERLPEFNRARRENAAYYDERLAELPVETPTEPEGYRHVYHQYTIRTDERDELAATLDERGVDTGIYYGTPIHRQPAYETVSTAAATLPEAERAAETVLSLPVHPTLSERDRRTVVEAVTDHFHSQ, translated from the coding sequence ATGACTGACCCGAACACCGATCCCGACAGCGAAGGGGAGTCCAGAACCGACGCCGATACCGGGCCGGTCACCGAGGCCGACGGTGGCGTCGCCGAGGCCGAGACCGAGAGCGACGCGTCGGCGCCGGAGCCGAGCGACGAGGGCGCCGAGACCAGCGACTCCGTCTCGATCGCGAACCCGACGCTCAGCGACGACGCCGTCGAGCGAGTCGAATCGATCCTCGAGAGCGGCATGCTCGCCGACGGGCCGGAAGTCAGAGCCTTCGAGGACGAGTACGCCGCCTACTGCGGCACCGACCGGGCCGTCGGGACCTCCAACGGGACGACCGCCCTGCACGCGGCCCTCGAGGCGCTTGGCCTCGAGGAGGGCGACGCGGTGCTCACGTCGCCGTTTTCCTTCGTCGCGAGCGCGAACGCGATCAGACTCGCCGGCGGCAAGCCGGTCTTCGCCGACATCGATCCGGAGACGTACACGCTCGATCCGGACGCCGTCGAAGGGGTCCTCGAGGAGCGCGACGACGTCGTCGGCCTGCTTCCGGTCCACCTCTACGGGCTTGCGGCCGACATGAAGCGGCTCCGCGAGATCGCCGACGAGCGCGACCTGTTCGTGCTCGAGGACGCCTGCCAGGCCCACGGCGCGGCGATCGACCGCGAGCGAGTCGGTTCGTTCGGCGACGCAGCCTGCTTCTCGTTCTACCCGACGAAGAACATGACGACCGGCGAGGGCGGGATTATCACGACCGATCGCGACGACCTCGCCGATCGAGCCGCGAGCTTCGTCAACCACGGCCGGGACGTCGGCGAGGGCGGCAGCTACGAACACGTCGACCTCGGCCACAACTACCGCATGACGAGCCTCGCCGCCGCCATCGGCCGCGAGCAACTCGAGCGGCTGCCCGAGTTCAACCGGGCGCGTCGGGAAAACGCCGCGTACTACGACGAGCGGCTGGCCGAGCTGCCGGTCGAGACGCCGACGGAACCCGAGGGCTACCGACACGTCTACCACCAGTACACGATCCGGACCGACGAGCGCGACGAGCTGGCGGCGACGCTCGACGAGCGAGGCGTCGACACCGGGATCTACTACGGGACGCCGATCCACCGGCAGCCGGCCTACGAGACGGTGAGTACGGCCGCGGCGACGCTCCCCGAGGCCGAGCGGGCGGCCGAGACCGTGCTCTCGCTGCCGGTGCATCCGACCCTCTCGGAGCGCGATCGACGAACCGTCGTCGAAGCAGTAACCGACCACTTCCACTCCCAATGA
- a CDS encoding Gfo/Idh/MocA family protein has protein sequence MNGTPSQPIRAGVIGVGSMGENHARVYSELQNVDLACVTDHDEELAQRVADAYATDAVAFETALERCDVVTVAVPTRAHYDVVSECLNAGVHVLVEKPIAETTEEGRALAELAEERGLVLQVGHIERFNPAVQTVTDLVEDLDVISVEADRLGPPLDRTALGNVVFDLMVHDLDIVAALLDDRPDSVTATGTEGGQYATATLEFDDVVASLTASRVTQKKVRTLTVTARECLVEVDYLEQSVLIHRDSYPEYLTDDGKRRYRHESVVERPRVDNGEPLRHELEAFVEAARNGSEPVVTAEDGIRALEIVQSIDSLVTEETEKREVEA, from the coding sequence ATGAACGGAACACCTTCACAACCGATTCGGGCCGGCGTCATCGGCGTCGGCTCCATGGGCGAGAACCACGCGCGCGTGTACAGTGAACTACAAAACGTCGACCTCGCCTGCGTCACCGACCACGACGAGGAGCTCGCGCAGCGAGTCGCCGACGCGTACGCCACCGACGCCGTCGCGTTCGAGACCGCACTCGAGCGCTGTGACGTCGTCACCGTCGCCGTCCCGACGCGGGCCCACTACGACGTCGTCTCGGAGTGTCTGAACGCCGGCGTCCACGTTCTGGTCGAAAAACCGATCGCCGAAACGACCGAAGAGGGCCGCGCGCTGGCCGAACTGGCCGAGGAACGAGGCCTCGTCCTTCAGGTCGGCCACATCGAGCGGTTCAACCCGGCCGTCCAAACGGTGACGGACCTAGTCGAGGACCTCGACGTCATCAGCGTTGAGGCCGACCGGCTCGGTCCGCCGCTCGATCGGACCGCGCTGGGCAACGTCGTCTTCGACCTGATGGTTCACGATCTCGATATCGTCGCCGCGCTGCTCGACGACCGGCCCGACTCAGTGACCGCGACGGGAACCGAGGGCGGGCAGTACGCGACGGCGACGCTGGAGTTCGACGACGTCGTCGCCTCGCTGACGGCCAGTCGCGTCACGCAGAAGAAAGTCCGGACGCTGACCGTCACCGCTCGCGAGTGTCTCGTCGAGGTCGACTATCTGGAGCAGTCGGTGCTGATCCACCGCGACTCCTATCCGGAGTACCTCACCGACGACGGAAAGCGTCGGTACCGCCACGAGAGCGTCGTCGAACGTCCCCGCGTCGACAACGGCGAGCCGCTTCGCCACGAACTCGAGGCGTTCGTCGAGGCCGCCCGGAACGGATCCGAACCGGTCGTCACCGCCGAAGACGGCATCCGGGCCCTCGAGATAGTCCAGTCGATCGACTCGCTGGTTACCGAAGAGACCGAGAAACGGGAGGTGGAGGCCTGA
- a CDS encoding nucleotide sugar dehydrogenase — translation MAGEDSAGDESDVGLYDADIAPERQRELLTDGEIPVAVYGLGKMGLPLAGVYAETTGNVTGVDIDPDVVDRINDGESHVIGEPGLDDLVAEQVDAGQLEATTDGPEAAANARIHVIIVPTLLDDDDDPNLATVESVVDDIAAGLAPGDLVIAESTLPPTSCRDVIQPHLEQESGLDGDEFGLAFCPERTSSGRALEDIRGAYPKVVGGIDSESTRAAAVVYDELSSNEVHPVSDATTAEAVKVFEGVYRDVNIGLANELGRLADELGISVREAIGTANDLPMCQLHDPGPGVGGHCIPFYPHFLLSQAEEPMDLTRTARRLNDEMPAVTVGRLERELEATGDDLADASVVVLGITYRPGVEETRASPAIGVIDALQEAGADVAGVDPLVDPADYGARAVDIDDLTAESFDAAVVVTPHAEFESIPWADLEPMVVVDGRDAVDLSGTPHRRYTLGGTADGRPPRDDGGADAIAADERSLTADGGTDERLTETGGTLENPGADDV, via the coding sequence ATGGCCGGCGAGGACTCCGCTGGCGACGAGAGCGACGTTGGGCTCTACGACGCAGATATTGCGCCGGAACGCCAGCGCGAACTGCTCACCGACGGCGAGATTCCGGTCGCCGTCTACGGCCTCGGAAAGATGGGGCTGCCGCTGGCGGGCGTCTACGCCGAGACGACCGGGAACGTCACCGGCGTCGACATCGACCCCGACGTCGTCGACCGGATCAACGACGGCGAGAGCCACGTCATCGGCGAGCCGGGACTTGACGACCTCGTCGCCGAGCAGGTCGACGCCGGTCAGCTCGAGGCGACGACGGACGGCCCCGAGGCGGCCGCGAACGCGCGGATCCACGTGATCATCGTGCCGACGCTGCTGGACGACGACGACGATCCGAACCTGGCGACCGTCGAGTCGGTCGTCGACGATATCGCTGCCGGACTAGCGCCGGGCGATCTGGTCATCGCCGAGTCGACGCTGCCGCCGACGAGCTGTCGAGACGTTATCCAGCCGCATCTGGAACAGGAAAGCGGTCTCGACGGCGACGAGTTCGGACTGGCGTTCTGTCCGGAGCGGACGTCGAGCGGCCGCGCGCTGGAGGACATCCGCGGCGCGTATCCGAAGGTCGTCGGCGGGATCGATTCGGAGAGCACCCGGGCCGCCGCGGTCGTCTACGACGAACTCTCGAGCAACGAGGTGCACCCGGTCTCGGACGCGACGACCGCGGAGGCCGTCAAAGTGTTCGAGGGCGTCTACCGGGACGTCAATATCGGGCTGGCCAACGAACTGGGTCGGCTGGCCGACGAACTCGGCATCTCGGTCCGCGAAGCGATCGGGACGGCCAACGATCTGCCGATGTGCCAGCTCCACGATCCCGGTCCGGGCGTTGGGGGTCACTGCATCCCCTTCTACCCCCACTTCCTGCTCTCGCAGGCCGAAGAGCCGATGGATCTGACGCGGACGGCCCGCCGACTCAACGACGAGATGCCGGCCGTCACCGTCGGCCGACTCGAGCGGGAGCTCGAGGCGACCGGCGACGACCTCGCGGACGCGTCCGTGGTCGTGCTGGGAATTACCTACCGTCCCGGCGTCGAGGAGACGCGCGCGTCGCCGGCGATCGGCGTGATCGACGCGCTGCAGGAGGCCGGCGCGGACGTCGCCGGGGTCGATCCGCTGGTCGATCCCGCCGACTACGGCGCGCGAGCGGTCGACATCGACGACCTCACAGCGGAGTCGTTCGACGCCGCGGTCGTCGTGACGCCCCACGCCGAGTTCGAATCGATTCCGTGGGCCGACCTCGAGCCGATGGTCGTCGTCGACGGCCGGGACGCGGTCGACCTCTCGGGAACGCCACACCGGAGATACACCCTCGGCGGAACGGCGGACGGACGGCCGCCGCGAGACGACGGCGGCGCGGACGCGATCGCGGCGGACGAACGCTCGCTGACCGCCGACGGCGGCACCGACGAGCGACTGACGGAAACCGGCGGCACCCTCGAGAACCCCGGGGCAGACGATGTATAA
- a CDS encoding DUF7344 domain-containing protein, whose translation MSEHELTQAELFDVFSNARRRRTVQYLKRQGGACDLAPLVEQVAAWENDVDPDEVTRTQRRRVYISLYQTHLPMLEEHGIVDWDPDDHTIDLLPHEDVFDPYLDHRLEDQREWHRPYVTVTALGVLGLVISWLSIGPLTAAAAPVVALTLCLLVLALAVVQHVSRRPDLELPLGLTS comes from the coding sequence ATGTCTGAACACGAACTGACACAGGCCGAACTGTTCGACGTCTTCAGCAACGCTCGTCGGCGACGGACCGTCCAGTATCTCAAGCGGCAGGGCGGCGCCTGCGATCTCGCTCCGCTCGTCGAACAGGTCGCTGCCTGGGAAAACGACGTCGACCCGGACGAAGTAACGCGCACGCAGCGTCGGCGGGTGTACATCTCCCTCTACCAGACTCACCTGCCGATGCTCGAAGAACACGGAATCGTCGACTGGGACCCCGACGATCACACCATCGATCTCCTCCCCCACGAGGACGTCTTCGACCCCTACCTCGATCACCGACTCGAGGATCAGCGGGAGTGGCACCGGCCGTACGTGACGGTAACGGCGCTAGGCGTCCTCGGACTCGTGATCTCGTGGCTCTCGATCGGTCCCCTGACGGCGGCCGCCGCGCCGGTCGTCGCACTGACGCTTTGCTTGCTCGTTCTCGCCCTCGCAGTGGTCCAGCACGTCTCGCGGCGACCCGACCTCGAGTTGCCCCTTGGCTTGACGAGCTGA